A part of Paenibacillus donghaensis genomic DNA contains:
- the proB gene encoding glutamate 5-kinase, with amino-acid sequence MTTRIVVKIGSSSLSGPEGGLKREAVVFFAAELAALRRDGCEVLLVTSGAVAAGFRSIGYAQRPRLLHEKQAAAAVGQVLLMQAYQEALALHGIATAQILLTRTDFCSRRAMNNAVMTVEELLRQGAIPIFNENDTVSVDELKFGDNDTLSALVANLLKASKLLVLTDMDGLYSGDPRKHPEAVRYASVEEITPEIYAVAGGAGSSVGTGGMRSKIDAAKIATRGGVPVFVGRVTEPGDLALAAAGEGRGTYFATTSASLPVKKQWLGFMSTPLGSIYIDDGAVEALLHGGHSLLPVGVKRIEGSFHAGDVVEVLGPDTQLLGRGIVNYDDAQLQQVQGLSSSQIVPKLGEVHRLEVIHRDEWITLR; translated from the coding sequence GTGACGACACGAATCGTGGTCAAAATCGGCAGCAGCTCGCTCTCCGGTCCTGAAGGCGGACTGAAACGGGAAGCCGTGGTTTTCTTTGCCGCAGAGCTTGCCGCGCTGCGGAGAGACGGGTGTGAGGTGCTGCTGGTTACCTCGGGGGCTGTGGCCGCCGGGTTCCGCAGCATCGGCTACGCGCAGCGCCCACGGCTGCTGCATGAGAAACAGGCTGCGGCCGCGGTGGGTCAGGTGCTGCTGATGCAGGCCTATCAGGAAGCGCTCGCGCTGCATGGGATAGCCACCGCACAGATTCTGCTGACCCGCACCGACTTTTGCAGCCGCCGGGCGATGAACAACGCGGTGATGACGGTTGAGGAATTGCTTCGGCAGGGGGCCATTCCAATATTCAACGAGAATGACACGGTCTCCGTCGATGAGCTGAAATTCGGGGACAATGATACCCTGTCAGCGCTGGTCGCCAACCTGCTCAAAGCCTCCAAGCTGCTGGTCCTGACCGATATGGACGGGCTCTACAGCGGCGACCCGCGCAAGCACCCGGAGGCGGTACGGTATGCATCCGTCGAGGAGATTACGCCGGAGATTTATGCGGTGGCTGGCGGGGCCGGCTCCAGCGTAGGGACCGGAGGCATGCGCTCCAAGATTGACGCCGCCAAGATCGCTACACGCGGCGGGGTACCTGTGTTTGTCGGCCGGGTAACGGAGCCGGGCGACCTGGCGCTGGCCGCGGCCGGTGAAGGCCGGGGAACTTATTTTGCCACCACCTCAGCCTCCTTACCGGTCAAAAAACAATGGCTGGGCTTCATGTCCACCCCGCTCGGCTCCATTTACATCGACGACGGAGCCGTCGAAGCACTGCTGCATGGCGGTCACAGCCTGCTCCCTGTCGGGGTCAAGCGGATCGAAGGCAGCTTCCACGCAGGAGATGTGGTTGAGGTACTCGGGCCTGACACCCAGCTGCTTGGCCGAGGGATTGTGAATTACGATGATGCCCAGCTCCAGCAAGTGCAGGGACTCAGCAGCAGCCAGATCGTGCCGAAGCTGGGCGAAGTGCACCGCCTGGAGGTTATCCACCGTGATGAATGGATTACACTGAGGTAA
- a CDS encoding glutamate-5-semialdehyde dehydrogenase: MSEVVSKTTLAKGTTGILAGLTTEQKNDALLTMAEALRSESVSIIAANREDLERGRQNGTPESLLDRLALDEARIQVIAEGLQQIAALPDPVGDTLETLKRPNGLSIEKIRVPLGVIGIIYEARPNVTVDAAGLCLKTGNAVVLRGGSSALSSNRRIVEVLHAALAGTAMPPHALQLIEDPNRSSVDEMLKLNGLLDVIIPRGGSSLIQNVVMNATVPVIETGAGICHTYLDASAQPRMAQEISLNAKAQRPSVCNAMETLLVHRDYAREQLLPLAEAFRDVHVELRGCAETVALVPWALPATLEDYATEYNDYILNIKVVSGTEEAMQHIAQYGTQHSECIVTEDSGNAARFLQEMDAAVVYHNASTRFTDGFEFGFGAEIGISTQKLHARGPMGLPALTSTKYKIYGTGQIRG, encoded by the coding sequence ATGAGTGAAGTAGTGAGCAAAACCACATTAGCCAAAGGTACCACAGGAATATTGGCCGGCCTGACCACTGAGCAGAAGAACGATGCGCTGCTGACCATGGCTGAGGCACTCCGCAGCGAGTCCGTTTCTATTATTGCCGCTAATAGGGAGGATCTGGAGCGCGGACGCCAGAATGGAACACCTGAATCCCTGCTGGACCGGCTCGCGCTGGATGAGGCCCGCATTCAGGTGATTGCGGAAGGCCTGCAGCAAATTGCCGCCCTGCCTGATCCGGTAGGCGATACGCTGGAAACGCTGAAGCGTCCGAACGGCCTGTCGATCGAGAAAATCCGTGTTCCGCTTGGCGTCATCGGCATCATCTATGAAGCCCGGCCCAACGTAACTGTAGATGCAGCCGGACTGTGCCTGAAGACAGGCAATGCAGTTGTGCTGCGCGGCGGCTCCTCTGCCCTCTCCTCCAACCGCAGAATCGTAGAGGTGCTGCACGCGGCTCTGGCCGGTACTGCCATGCCGCCCCACGCGCTGCAGCTGATCGAAGATCCAAACCGCTCCTCTGTGGATGAAATGCTGAAGCTTAACGGGTTGCTTGACGTCATCATTCCGCGCGGCGGCAGCTCGCTGATCCAGAATGTGGTGATGAATGCAACGGTGCCGGTCATTGAGACCGGAGCGGGCATCTGCCACACCTATCTGGATGCCAGCGCCCAGCCCCGCATGGCGCAGGAGATCAGCCTGAACGCCAAAGCACAGCGGCCTTCGGTCTGCAATGCGATGGAAACACTGCTCGTTCACCGCGATTATGCGCGTGAGCAGCTGCTGCCACTGGCGGAAGCATTCCGCGATGTCCACGTGGAGCTGCGCGGCTGCGCGGAGACGGTAGCCCTCGTCCCTTGGGCTCTGCCTGCTACACTGGAGGATTACGCGACGGAATACAACGATTATATCCTCAACATTAAGGTTGTCAGTGGCACGGAAGAAGCCATGCAGCACATTGCCCAATATGGCACACAGCATTCCGAATGTATTGTAACCGAAGACAGCGGCAATGCTGCCCGCTTCCTGCAGGAGATGGACGCAGCCGTGGTCTATCACAACGCCTCCACCCGTTTTACCGATGGCTTCGAATTCGGCTTCGGTGCCGAGATCGGCATCAGCACACAGAAGCTGCACGCCCGTGGGCCAATGGGTCTGCCCGCGCTGACTTCAACCAAATACAAAATATACGGCACCGGGCAAATCCGGGGGTAA
- the proC gene encoding pyrroline-5-carboxylate reductase has protein sequence MCQQSTVPLLDHNIVFYGAGSMAEAIVRGMINRNVVASGKIVMLNRSSSERLAELRSRYGIVGTNDPAHKTEHLRTSPVIVLAMKPKDAAEALRELGQLLSPDQLVISVIAGLNIRTIQGLLGTKQPVVRTMPNTSSSIGLGATGLAFSKEVEEQSRRLALNIFEAVGTTTVIDEERMETLTGISGSGPAYIYYMMEAMIAAGIRGGLPLEQSTELTVQTVLGAARMVQQTGEEPAALRKKVTSPNGSTQAALEVLERGDFFETVIAAVNRCAERSREMGSALEKELS, from the coding sequence ATGTGCCAGCAATCTACAGTACCTCTTCTCGACCATAATATTGTTTTCTACGGCGCAGGCTCAATGGCTGAAGCGATAGTCCGCGGGATGATCAACCGCAACGTCGTTGCTTCCGGCAAAATTGTGATGCTGAACCGCAGCAGCAGCGAACGGCTGGCCGAACTGCGCAGCCGCTATGGCATCGTTGGCACCAACGACCCTGCCCACAAAACTGAGCATCTGCGCACCTCCCCCGTAATCGTGCTGGCGATGAAACCCAAGGACGCCGCCGAAGCCTTGCGTGAGCTGGGACAGCTGCTGTCCCCGGACCAGCTTGTGATTTCAGTCATCGCCGGATTAAACATCCGTACGATACAGGGGCTCCTCGGTACCAAGCAGCCTGTAGTCCGCACTATGCCCAATACCTCCAGCTCCATTGGCCTGGGCGCGACAGGGCTGGCGTTCTCTAAAGAGGTTGAAGAGCAAAGCCGCAGACTGGCACTGAATATCTTCGAAGCGGTGGGTACCACGACCGTGATTGACGAGGAGCGGATGGAGACACTGACCGGGATCTCCGGCAGCGGCCCTGCTTATATCTACTATATGATGGAAGCGATGATCGCAGCCGGTATCCGCGGCGGACTGCCGCTGGAACAGAGCACCGAGCTTACCGTACAGACGGTGCTGGGAGCCGCGCGGATGGTACAGCAGACCGGTGAAGAACCGGCAGCCCTGCGCAAAAAAGTAACCTCGCCAAATGGCTCCACCCAGGCGGCGCTGGAGGTGCTGGAGCGCGGCGACTTCTTCGAAACCGTAATCGCCGCTGTGAACCGCTGCGCGGAACGCTCGCGGGAGATGGGCTCGGCACTGGAGAAAGAGCTGTCATAG